A window from Salvia splendens isolate huo1 unplaced genomic scaffold, SspV2 ctg808, whole genome shotgun sequence encodes these proteins:
- the LOC121791427 gene encoding probably inactive leucine-rich repeat receptor-like protein kinase At5g48380 isoform X1, with product MVSGFRAASALVTIVVWLLVPRHATPSDIECLKSIQSSLEDPNNYLASWIFDNSSQRSICKFTGIECWHEDDNKVLNIRLSDMGLKGEFPLGIAGCTSMTGLDLSSNSIRGNIPHNISSIIRFITILDLSSNQFSGEIPVDISNCSFLNVLKLENNQLTGQIPPRIGLLDRIKTFSVAKNQLTGPIPQFVNASFPAESYDGNAGLCGKPLSRCSGGSVKSHASAIVGGAVGGVTVAALGCAIGLFLYMRRMSRRKKEDDPLGNKWATSIKGAKRIKLSMFEKSVSKMNLNDLMKATNDFSNENIIWSGRTGTVYKAVLEDGTSLMVKRLQDTQHSENEFAAEMATLGNIKHRNLVPLLGFCLTKNERLLVYKHIPNGSLHDMLHPVNEGARVMDWPLRLKIGIKAAKGFAYLHHSCNPRIIHRNVSSQCILLDADYEPRISDFGLPRLMNPIDTHLSTFVNGEFGDLGYVAPEYARTLMATPKGDVYSFGVVLLELVTGEKATHVGRAPESFRGSLVDWTSELSASSRLHYAIDESLAGKGFDNELFQFLKIACSCVLPTNPKERPTMFEVYQLLRAVGQRYDFTTEDDILVPTDAGDADQLVELIVARDDVQKKV from the exons ATGGTGTCTGGTTTTAGGGCAGCCTCTGCTCTCGTTACTATCGTTGTTTGGTTGCTCGTCCCTCGTCACGCCACTCCCTCTGATATCGAGTGCCTGAAATCGATACAGAGCTCGTTGGAAGACCCTAACAACTACCTAGCATCGTGGATTTTCGACAACAGTTCCCAGAGGTCAATCTGCAAGTTCACCGGGATTGAGTGCTggcacgaggatgataacaaGGTGTTGAATATCCGGCTGTCGGACATGGGCCTCAAGGGCGAATTCCCACTAGGCATTGCAGGTTGCACTTCCATGACTGGCCTCGACCTTTCTAGCAACAGCATCCGTGGCAACATCCCGCACAACATCTCTAGTATAATCCGCTTCATAACTATACTTGACCTCTCCTCCAACCAGTTTTCCGGAGAAATACCTGTCGATATCTCAAACTGCAGCTTTTTGAACGTGCTTAAGCTCGAAAACAACCAGTTGACGGGCCAGATTCCACCACGGATTGGTCTGCTTGACCGGATCAAGACATTTAGTGTTGCGAAAAACCAGTTGACTGGTCCTATTCCGCAATTTGTGAATGCCAGTTTTCCTGCTGAGAGCTATGATGGAAATGCAGGTCTGTGTGGGAAGCCATTGTCTCGTTGTAGTGGCGGTTCGGTTAAATCTCATGCTTCTGCGATTGTTGGAGGAGCAGTTGGTGGCGTGACTGTTGCAGCTCTCGGTTGCGCCATTGGTTTGTTCTTGTATATGCGTAGGATGTCGCGCAGGAAGAAGGAAGACGATCCTCTCGGCAACAAATGGGCCACGAGCATCAAGGGCGCGAAACGCATCAAG CTATCAATGTTTGAGAAATCTGTTTCGAAGATGAATTTGAATGATCTGATGAAGGCCACAAATGACTTCAGCAATGAGAATATTATTTGGTCGGGACGAACCGGGACGGTGTACAAGGCAGTTCTGGAAGACGGGACCTCGCTTATGGTGAAGAGGCTGCAGGACACTCAACACTCGGAGAACGAGTTCGCAGCAGAGATGGCGACGCTAGGAAACATCAAGCACCGGAACTTGGTTCCCCTGCTTGGCTTTTGCCTTACGAAGAACGAGCGCCTCTTGGTTTATAAGCACATCCCGAACGGCTCCCTTCACGACATGCTACATCCCGTGAACGAAGGCGCCAGAGTCATGGACTGGCCACTTCGTCTCAAGATAGGGATAAAGGCCGCAAAGGGATTTGCGTACCTCCACCACTCGTGCAATCCGCGCATCATCCACCGGAACGTCAGCTCGCAGTGCATCTTGCTCGATGCAGACTACGAGCCAAGGATATCTGATTTCGGGCTACCTAGGCTCATGAATCCCATCGACACACACCTGAGCACGTTTGTGAATGGCGAATTCGGAGATTTGGGGTACGTTGCTCCTGAATATGCAAGAACGCTGATGGCCACCCCCAAGGGGGACGTCTACAGCTTTGGAGTCGTGCTGCTGGAGTTGGTGACGGGCGAAAAAGCGACGCACGTGGGCAGAGCCCCGGAGAGCTTCAGGGGCAGCCTGGTCGACTGGACCTCGGAACTATCCGCCTCATCTAGGCTTCACTACGCCATCGATGAATCCTTGGCCGGAAAAGGTTTCGACAACGAGCTTTTCCAGTTTCTGAAAATCGCGTGCAGCTGCGTGCTTCCGACGAACCCGAAAGAGAGGCCTACCATGTTTGAAGTGTACCAGCTCCTCCGAGCCGTTGGGCAGCGGTATGATTTCACGACGGAGGATGACATTTTGGTGCCGACCGATGCCGGGGATGCTGATCAGCTAGTGGAGCTCATCGTTGCTCGAGATGATGTGCAGAAAAAGGTATAA
- the LOC121791427 gene encoding probably inactive leucine-rich repeat receptor-like protein kinase At5g48380 isoform X2 has protein sequence MGLKGEFPLGIAGCTSMTGLDLSSNSIRGNIPHNISSIIRFITILDLSSNQFSGEIPVDISNCSFLNVLKLENNQLTGQIPPRIGLLDRIKTFSVAKNQLTGPIPQFVNASFPAESYDGNAGLCGKPLSRCSGGSVKSHASAIVGGAVGGVTVAALGCAIGLFLYMRRMSRRKKEDDPLGNKWATSIKGAKRIKLSMFEKSVSKMNLNDLMKATNDFSNENIIWSGRTGTVYKAVLEDGTSLMVKRLQDTQHSENEFAAEMATLGNIKHRNLVPLLGFCLTKNERLLVYKHIPNGSLHDMLHPVNEGARVMDWPLRLKIGIKAAKGFAYLHHSCNPRIIHRNVSSQCILLDADYEPRISDFGLPRLMNPIDTHLSTFVNGEFGDLGYVAPEYARTLMATPKGDVYSFGVVLLELVTGEKATHVGRAPESFRGSLVDWTSELSASSRLHYAIDESLAGKGFDNELFQFLKIACSCVLPTNPKERPTMFEVYQLLRAVGQRYDFTTEDDILVPTDAGDADQLVELIVARDDVQKKV, from the exons ATGGGCCTCAAGGGCGAATTCCCACTAGGCATTGCAGGTTGCACTTCCATGACTGGCCTCGACCTTTCTAGCAACAGCATCCGTGGCAACATCCCGCACAACATCTCTAGTATAATCCGCTTCATAACTATACTTGACCTCTCCTCCAACCAGTTTTCCGGAGAAATACCTGTCGATATCTCAAACTGCAGCTTTTTGAACGTGCTTAAGCTCGAAAACAACCAGTTGACGGGCCAGATTCCACCACGGATTGGTCTGCTTGACCGGATCAAGACATTTAGTGTTGCGAAAAACCAGTTGACTGGTCCTATTCCGCAATTTGTGAATGCCAGTTTTCCTGCTGAGAGCTATGATGGAAATGCAGGTCTGTGTGGGAAGCCATTGTCTCGTTGTAGTGGCGGTTCGGTTAAATCTCATGCTTCTGCGATTGTTGGAGGAGCAGTTGGTGGCGTGACTGTTGCAGCTCTCGGTTGCGCCATTGGTTTGTTCTTGTATATGCGTAGGATGTCGCGCAGGAAGAAGGAAGACGATCCTCTCGGCAACAAATGGGCCACGAGCATCAAGGGCGCGAAACGCATCAAG CTATCAATGTTTGAGAAATCTGTTTCGAAGATGAATTTGAATGATCTGATGAAGGCCACAAATGACTTCAGCAATGAGAATATTATTTGGTCGGGACGAACCGGGACGGTGTACAAGGCAGTTCTGGAAGACGGGACCTCGCTTATGGTGAAGAGGCTGCAGGACACTCAACACTCGGAGAACGAGTTCGCAGCAGAGATGGCGACGCTAGGAAACATCAAGCACCGGAACTTGGTTCCCCTGCTTGGCTTTTGCCTTACGAAGAACGAGCGCCTCTTGGTTTATAAGCACATCCCGAACGGCTCCCTTCACGACATGCTACATCCCGTGAACGAAGGCGCCAGAGTCATGGACTGGCCACTTCGTCTCAAGATAGGGATAAAGGCCGCAAAGGGATTTGCGTACCTCCACCACTCGTGCAATCCGCGCATCATCCACCGGAACGTCAGCTCGCAGTGCATCTTGCTCGATGCAGACTACGAGCCAAGGATATCTGATTTCGGGCTACCTAGGCTCATGAATCCCATCGACACACACCTGAGCACGTTTGTGAATGGCGAATTCGGAGATTTGGGGTACGTTGCTCCTGAATATGCAAGAACGCTGATGGCCACCCCCAAGGGGGACGTCTACAGCTTTGGAGTCGTGCTGCTGGAGTTGGTGACGGGCGAAAAAGCGACGCACGTGGGCAGAGCCCCGGAGAGCTTCAGGGGCAGCCTGGTCGACTGGACCTCGGAACTATCCGCCTCATCTAGGCTTCACTACGCCATCGATGAATCCTTGGCCGGAAAAGGTTTCGACAACGAGCTTTTCCAGTTTCTGAAAATCGCGTGCAGCTGCGTGCTTCCGACGAACCCGAAAGAGAGGCCTACCATGTTTGAAGTGTACCAGCTCCTCCGAGCCGTTGGGCAGCGGTATGATTTCACGACGGAGGATGACATTTTGGTGCCGACCGATGCCGGGGATGCTGATCAGCTAGTGGAGCTCATCGTTGCTCGAGATGATGTGCAGAAAAAGGTATAA